GCGCGGCTCAGGCTGCCGGCGGTGAGACCGGATGACAGCTGAACCGAAAATCTTCGTCGTCGATGACGATGCCGACCTTCTGCCCGCCATGGTCGAGGTGATCGAGGCGGCGGGCCTGCCGGCGCGGGGTTTCGCGCGCGGGCGGGCGATGTTGGCGGAACTGGACCCGGAATGGGAGGGGGTGATCCTCTCGGACATGCGGATGCCCGAACTGTCGGGGCTGGATCTCTTGGCAGAGGCGCGGGCGATGGCGCCGGGCGTGCCCTTTGTGCTGATCACGGCGCATGGTGATGTGCGCAGCGCGGTCGCGGCGATCCAGCGCGGGGCGTTCGATTTCATCGAGAAGCCCGCCCCGCCCGAATACCTGCTGGCCGTCATCCGCCGGGCGCTGGAGACGCGGCGACTGCTGTTGGAAAACCGGCGGCTGAAGGAACGGATCGCGCGGGGGACCGATCTCAGGGCGCGCCTGCTGGGCCGCTCGGTCGCCATGCGGAACTGTCGCCGCGAGCTGGCGGCGGTGGCACCCCTGGAGGTCGATGTGCTGCTTTACGGCGAGCCGGGCACCGGCAAGCAACTGGCGGCGCAGGCGCTGCATGACTTCTCGGGGCGCGACGGCGAGTTCGTCCCGGTCGATGCCGGGGCGCTGACCGAGGCGAATTTCGGCGCGCTGATGCTGGGCGAAGGGGCCGAGGCGCCGGGCGCCATCCCCTCGGCGCGCGGCGGCACGCTGTATCTGGACCGGGTGAACCTGCTGGCCTCGCCCTTGCAGCAGCGGATGCTGGCGCTGATGGAGGCGCGGGCGCCCGGCGAGGGCTTCCGGGTCATCGCCTCGGCCCATGGCAGCATCAATGATCTGCGCCGCGTCGGTGCGATGAGCGATGATCTCTACTACCGCCTCAGCCTCGCCGAGGTGGAACTGCCGCCGCTGCGGAACCGCGAGACCGACATTTACCTGCTGCTGGCGCAATTCCTGCGCGAGGCGGCGCAGCGCCACAATCGCCGCTTTCCCGACCTGACCCAGCAGGAGCTGCGGCCCTATCGCAGCTATCACTGGCCGGGGAACCTGCGCGAGCTGCGCAATGTCGCGGAAAAGCTGGTGATCGGGCTGAAGGTCACGCTGCAACCGCAGGCGCGCGGGGGCGGGGTGGCGGTGGATGATCTGGGCTATGACGATGCGATGCGGGAATTCGAATCATCGTTGCTGCGCGCGGCCCTGCAGAAGACCGGCGGGCGCAAGACCGAGGCGGCCGAGGCCTTGGGCATCCCGAGAAAGCGCCTTTACCTGAGGATGCGGGCCTGCGGGATGCTGCCGCCGGGTCAGGATTGACCCGCGTCGCGTGTCGAAACTGACCCAATTTCTCCTGAATTATCACGATAAATCAAATGCTTGATCCGTAACGGCGGGCTTGGCAACCTGCCCCCAGATCCGCGCCAATGCGGACAACAGGGAGGATTTCCAGAGATGAAGAAACTGCTGACCAGCAGTGTGGCGGCGCTTGGCCTGATGGCAGGCGGGGCGCTGGCCGCCGAAAAGATCGTGGTCGTGACCTCGTTCCCCGAGGAAATGACCGCGGTGATCGAAAAGGCCTTCGAGACCGCGCATCCCGATTACGACATCGAGATCCTGAACAAGAGCACCTCGTCGGGGGTGAAATACATCCAGGAGATCGC
This region of Paracoccus zhejiangensis genomic DNA includes:
- a CDS encoding sigma-54-dependent transcriptional regulator, producing MTAEPKIFVVDDDADLLPAMVEVIEAAGLPARGFARGRAMLAELDPEWEGVILSDMRMPELSGLDLLAEARAMAPGVPFVLITAHGDVRSAVAAIQRGAFDFIEKPAPPEYLLAVIRRALETRRLLLENRRLKERIARGTDLRARLLGRSVAMRNCRRELAAVAPLEVDVLLYGEPGTGKQLAAQALHDFSGRDGEFVPVDAGALTEANFGALMLGEGAEAPGAIPSARGGTLYLDRVNLLASPLQQRMLALMEARAPGEGFRVIASAHGSINDLRRVGAMSDDLYYRLSLAEVELPPLRNRETDIYLLLAQFLREAAQRHNRRFPDLTQQELRPYRSYHWPGNLRELRNVAEKLVIGLKVTLQPQARGGGVAVDDLGYDDAMREFESSLLRAALQKTGGRKTEAAEALGIPRKRLYLRMRACGMLPPGQD